A DNA window from Rhodococcus sp. Z13 contains the following coding sequences:
- the rsmD gene encoding 16S rRNA (guanine(966)-N(2))-methyltransferase RsmD, with protein sequence MTRIVAGRAGGRRLKVPPRGTRPTSERVREALFSSLEARMDLDGAAVLDLYAGSGALGLEALSRGAAQVVLVESDAKAAAVIRDNIAVVKLPGAVVRTAPVAAVLAGTADRVYDLVLADPPYAVTDEAVTDVLEALVAGGWVGDGSVVVVERSSRSPETVWPRAFEVGKARRYGETRVEIATCYGAGS encoded by the coding sequence GTGACACGGATCGTCGCCGGCCGGGCCGGGGGGCGGCGCCTGAAGGTGCCGCCCCGCGGGACCCGGCCCACCTCCGAACGCGTGCGCGAAGCACTGTTCAGCTCGCTCGAGGCCCGCATGGACCTCGACGGCGCCGCCGTCCTCGACCTCTACGCGGGGTCGGGGGCGCTCGGCCTCGAGGCCCTGTCTCGAGGCGCCGCCCAGGTCGTCCTCGTCGAGTCCGACGCCAAGGCCGCGGCGGTCATCCGCGACAACATCGCGGTGGTGAAGCTGCCGGGCGCGGTCGTGCGGACCGCACCCGTCGCCGCCGTCCTCGCCGGCACCGCCGACCGGGTCTACGACCTCGTCCTCGCCGACCCGCCCTACGCGGTGACCGACGAGGCGGTCACCGACGTGCTCGAGGCGCTGGTCGCCGGCGGCTGGGTCGGCGACGGCTCCGTGGTCGTCGTCGAACGGTCCTCGCGATCGCCGGAAACGGTGTGGCCGCGAGCATTCGAGGTCGGCAAGGCCCGCCGCTACGGCGAGACGCGGGTGGAGATCGCCACCTGCTACGGTGCTGGGTCATGA
- the coaD gene encoding pantetheine-phosphate adenylyltransferase: MSRAVCPGSFDPVTNGHLDVIGRVSAQFDEVVVTVTINPNKQGMFTIDERMEMLAEATAHLPNVRVDSWQGLLVDYAQAHGISAIVKGLRGANDFDYELQMAQMNHKLTGVDTLFVATNPVYSYLSSSLVKEVATYGGDVSDMLPPAVHERLLARLAERRAAAR; this comes from the coding sequence ATGAGCCGCGCGGTCTGCCCAGGATCCTTCGACCCGGTCACCAACGGACACCTCGACGTCATCGGCCGGGTCTCCGCCCAGTTCGACGAGGTCGTCGTCACCGTGACGATCAATCCCAACAAGCAGGGCATGTTCACCATCGACGAGCGCATGGAGATGCTCGCCGAGGCCACCGCCCACCTGCCCAACGTGCGGGTGGACTCCTGGCAGGGTCTGCTCGTGGACTACGCGCAGGCACACGGGATCTCCGCGATCGTCAAGGGCCTGCGGGGTGCCAACGACTTCGACTACGAGCTGCAGATGGCGCAGATGAACCACAAGCTCACCGGCGTCGACACCCTGTTCGTGGCCACCAATCCCGTCTACAGCTATCTGTCGAGCTCGCTCGTCAAGGAGGTCGCCACCTACGGCGGCGACGTCTCCGACATGCTGCCGCCGGCCGTGCACGAGCGGCTGCTGGCCCGCCTGGCCGAGCGACGCGCCGCCGCCCGGTAA
- a CDS encoding DivIVA domain-containing protein, with translation MYRVFEALDELVAIVEEARSVPMTASCVVPRGDVLELLDDVRDALPPELDDAQDVLDHRDKLINDARAQADKTVGDADEEARTLLEDARADADRMLAEAKAQADRMVAEARAHADELVRDAQAEADDLVADANQQYESVTGRARAEADRMIEAGKASYDRSVADGEAEKARLVSQTEVVQAAHAESARVIDAAHAESDRLRSECDEYIDGKLAEFEELLGTTLRSVGRGRQQLRTSGVPDYAEADHRASRRR, from the coding sequence GTGTATCGGGTTTTCGAGGCACTCGACGAACTGGTTGCGATCGTCGAAGAGGCACGCAGCGTTCCGATGACGGCGAGCTGCGTGGTTCCGCGCGGCGACGTCCTCGAGCTGCTCGACGACGTGCGTGACGCACTGCCACCCGAACTCGACGACGCCCAGGACGTCCTCGACCACCGCGACAAGCTCATCAACGACGCCCGCGCCCAGGCGGACAAGACCGTCGGTGACGCCGACGAGGAGGCCCGCACCCTCCTCGAGGATGCCCGCGCCGACGCCGACCGGATGCTCGCCGAGGCGAAGGCCCAGGCCGACCGGATGGTCGCCGAGGCCCGTGCCCACGCCGACGAACTCGTCCGCGACGCCCAGGCGGAAGCCGACGACCTCGTCGCCGACGCCAACCAGCAGTACGAGAGCGTCACCGGGCGGGCCCGCGCCGAGGCCGACCGGATGATCGAGGCCGGCAAGGCGTCCTACGACCGGTCCGTCGCCGACGGCGAGGCCGAGAAGGCCCGCCTGGTGTCCCAGACCGAAGTGGTGCAGGCGGCACACGCCGAATCCGCCCGTGTCATCGACGCCGCGCACGCCGAGTCCGACCGCCTGCGCAGCGAGTGCGACGAGTACATCGACGGAAAGCTCGCCGAGTTCGAGGAGCTGCTCGGCACCACCCTGCGGTCCGTGGGCCGCGGCAGGCAGCAGCTGCGCACCTCCGGGGTGCCGGACTACGCGGAAGCGGATCACCGCGCCTCCCGGCGGCGCTGA
- a CDS encoding YceD family protein, with amino-acid sequence MSARSTSTPRPEREAGLVFDTFSLGRRPGSMRTVERVVASPSRMGLELIAIQEGAEIALDLRLEAVSEGVLVTGTVRADAVGECARCLEPFTESVDLYLTELFAYPNSVTDQTTEDDEVYRVEDDLIDLEPVLVDTVGLELPLQPLCSDDCAGLCPECGIRLAIAESGHRHETMDPRWAGLAAKFGAGSEEPSSQIDSLNNEEK; translated from the coding sequence GTGTCTGCCCGCAGTACCAGCACGCCGCGTCCCGAACGGGAGGCCGGTCTGGTGTTCGACACGTTCTCCCTGGGCCGTCGGCCCGGATCGATGCGCACGGTCGAGCGGGTCGTCGCATCTCCCTCGCGGATGGGTCTCGAGCTGATCGCCATCCAGGAGGGAGCGGAGATCGCACTCGACCTCCGGTTGGAGGCGGTGTCCGAGGGCGTCCTGGTCACCGGTACAGTTCGAGCCGACGCCGTCGGTGAATGCGCGCGATGCCTCGAGCCGTTCACCGAATCGGTGGACCTGTATCTCACCGAGCTGTTCGCTTACCCGAACAGCGTCACGGATCAGACCACCGAGGACGACGAGGTCTATCGTGTCGAGGACGATCTGATCGACCTCGAGCCGGTCCTCGTCGACACGGTGGGACTGGAGCTTCCGCTGCAGCCGTTGTGTAGCGACGACTGTGCGGGATTGTGCCCCGAATGCGGCATTCGCCTGGCGATTGCGGAATCCGGGCACCGTCATGAGACAATGGATCCTCGCTGGGCTGGGTTGGCAGCCAAGTTCGGCGCGGGCTCCGAAGAACCCAGCAGTCAAATCGACAGCTTGAACAACGAGGAGAAGTAG
- the rpmF gene encoding 50S ribosomal protein L32, protein MAVPKRRMSRSNTRSRRSQWNTTAPTLVTCPNRGCGEKKLPHVACPSCGTYNGRQVTVPA, encoded by the coding sequence GTGGCCGTCCCCAAGCGCAGAATGTCGCGTTCCAACACCCGGTCGCGGCGGAGCCAGTGGAACACCACTGCGCCGACGCTCGTCACCTGCCCGAACCGCGGTTGCGGCGAGAAGAAGCTGCCGCACGTGGCGTGCCCGTCCTGCGGCACCTACAACGGCCGTCAGGTGACCGTTCCCGCCTAA
- the rnc gene encoding ribonuclease III yields MTSKSSETAAEGGEEKHDSLLAALGVPLDIELLTLALTHRSYAYEHGGLPTNERLEFLGDAVLGLAVTEKLYLTHPNKSEGELAKIRASVVNMHALAEVARGLGEGGLGAHLLLGKGEELTGGRDKASILADGMESLLGAVHLQHGIDTAREVVLRLFAELLERGPRLGAGLDWKTSLQELTAERGLGVPAYEITATGPDHDKEFTATALIGGAPHGSGVGRTKKEAEQKAAATAYNALTADDAESDAATPDAATSEAD; encoded by the coding sequence GTGACGAGCAAGTCTTCCGAGACGGCTGCCGAGGGCGGCGAGGAGAAGCACGACTCTCTCCTCGCCGCCCTCGGTGTGCCTCTGGACATCGAACTACTGACCCTTGCGCTGACCCACCGCTCGTACGCCTACGAGCACGGCGGGCTGCCCACCAACGAACGTCTCGAGTTCCTCGGGGACGCGGTCCTCGGCCTGGCGGTCACCGAGAAGCTCTACCTCACCCACCCGAACAAGTCCGAGGGTGAACTCGCGAAGATCCGCGCCAGCGTCGTGAACATGCACGCGCTCGCGGAGGTCGCACGCGGCCTCGGTGAGGGTGGCCTCGGCGCGCACCTGCTGCTCGGCAAGGGCGAGGAACTGACCGGCGGCCGTGACAAGGCCTCCATCCTCGCCGACGGCATGGAATCCCTGCTCGGTGCGGTGCACCTGCAGCACGGCATCGACACGGCCCGCGAAGTGGTGCTGCGCCTGTTCGCCGAACTGCTCGAGCGCGGTCCCCGTCTCGGTGCGGGTCTCGACTGGAAGACCAGCCTCCAGGAGCTCACCGCCGAACGCGGCCTGGGTGTGCCGGCCTACGAGATCACCGCCACCGGCCCGGACCACGACAAGGAGTTCACGGCCACCGCCCTGATCGGCGGTGCTCCGCACGGCTCCGGTGTCGGCCGCACCAAGAAGGAAGCGGAGCAGAAGGCCGCCGCGACCGCCTACAACGCGCTCACGGCCGACGACGCCGAGTCCGACGCCGCCACTCCCGACGCCGCCACCTCCGAAGCCGACTGA
- the mutM gene encoding bifunctional DNA-formamidopyrimidine glycosylase/DNA-(apurinic or apyrimidinic site) lyase, with translation MPELPEVEVVRRGLDAHVVGAAIESVQVLHPRAVRRHEPGPRDLALQLTGQKVAAVQRRGKYLWLVLEPADVALVVHLGMSGQMLVQPPTVPDEKHLRIRAVLDNGADLRFVDQRTFGGWALAPLTKVDGDRLPLPVAHIARDPMDPRFDREAVVAVLRGKHTEIKRALLDQTVVSGIGNIYADEALWRAGIHGNRLADGLTRPKLRAVLDAAAEVMGEALAQGGTSFDALYVNVNGQSGYFERSLNVYGRENLGCRRCGAPIRREKFMNRSSYSCPKCQPRPRTTR, from the coding sequence GTGCCGGAACTCCCCGAGGTCGAGGTGGTCCGTCGCGGTCTCGACGCGCACGTGGTCGGCGCGGCGATCGAATCCGTCCAGGTCCTGCATCCCCGCGCGGTGCGTCGGCACGAGCCCGGTCCCCGCGACCTCGCGTTGCAACTGACCGGGCAGAAGGTCGCCGCGGTGCAGCGGCGCGGCAAGTACCTGTGGCTCGTGCTCGAGCCCGCCGACGTCGCTCTCGTGGTGCATCTGGGGATGAGCGGACAGATGCTCGTGCAGCCGCCCACCGTCCCGGACGAGAAGCACCTGCGCATCCGTGCCGTCCTCGACAACGGCGCCGATCTGCGGTTCGTCGACCAGCGCACCTTCGGCGGGTGGGCGCTGGCGCCGCTGACAAAGGTCGACGGCGACCGGCTGCCCCTGCCCGTCGCACACATCGCCCGCGATCCGATGGACCCGCGTTTCGACCGTGAGGCCGTCGTGGCGGTGCTGCGCGGCAAACACACCGAGATCAAGCGCGCACTCCTCGACCAGACGGTGGTCTCGGGCATCGGCAACATCTACGCCGACGAGGCGCTGTGGCGGGCGGGCATCCACGGCAACCGGCTCGCCGACGGCCTGACGCGGCCGAAGCTGCGGGCGGTGCTCGACGCGGCCGCGGAGGTGATGGGGGAGGCGCTTGCCCAGGGCGGTACCTCGTTCGACGCGCTGTACGTCAACGTCAACGGCCAGTCCGGATACTTCGAGCGGTCGCTGAACGTCTACGGGCGCGAGAATCTCGGGTGCCGCCGCTGCGGCGCCCCGATCCGCCGCGAGAAGTTCATGAACCGCTCCTCGTACAGCTGCCCGAAATGCCAGCCCAGACCGCGAACGACCCGGTAG
- the pcaG gene encoding protocatechuate 3,4-dioxygenase subunit alpha, which yields MSLSPNPFDPVPSLLPRPMVTRFPETPSQTGGPYVHIGLAPQQAGFDIFENNFGNVLVSEDTVGERILLEGRVFDGTGTPVRDALLEIWQADAHGRYAHPEDRQDREADPTFRGWGRTGGDFDTGVFTFETIKPGPVTNPDGSVSAPHVLVVIFARGINIGLHTRIYFEDEAELNAKDPVLSGIEWEVRRDTLIASRSERDGRTVYTLDIRLQDTPDGGAETVFFDI from the coding sequence ATGAGCCTGTCCCCCAACCCCTTCGATCCGGTCCCCTCGCTGCTGCCGCGCCCGATGGTCACCCGTTTCCCGGAGACGCCCTCGCAGACCGGCGGCCCGTACGTGCACATCGGCCTGGCACCGCAGCAGGCCGGCTTCGACATCTTCGAGAACAACTTCGGCAACGTGCTGGTCTCCGAGGACACCGTCGGTGAGCGGATCCTGTTGGAAGGCCGCGTGTTCGACGGCACCGGCACCCCGGTGCGCGACGCGCTGCTCGAGATCTGGCAGGCCGACGCCCACGGCCGCTACGCCCACCCCGAGGACCGGCAGGACCGCGAGGCCGACCCCACCTTCCGCGGCTGGGGACGCACCGGCGGCGACTTCGACACGGGCGTGTTCACCTTCGAGACGATCAAGCCGGGCCCGGTCACCAACCCCGACGGGTCGGTGTCCGCGCCGCACGTCCTGGTGGTGATCTTCGCGCGCGGCATCAACATCGGCCTGCACACGCGGATCTACTTCGAGGACGAGGCCGAACTCAACGCGAAGGATCCGGTCCTGAGCGGCATCGAGTGGGAGGTCCGCCGCGACACCCTGATCGCGTCCCGCTCCGAGCGGGACGGCCGCACCGTCTACACGCTCGACATCCGTCTGCAGGACACCCCGGACGGGGGCGCCGAGACGGTGTTCTTCGACATCTGA
- the pcaH gene encoding protocatechuate 3,4-dioxygenase subunit beta — MSTGEYVERDHTLHPPALTPGYRTSVLRAPKNALITPKPTLSEITGPIFRSDELGDLDNDLILNFAKDGLPIGERIIVHGFVRDEFGNPVEGALVEVWQANAGGRYRHKKDTYLAPIDPNFGGCGRMVTDANGYYHFRTIKPGAYPWGNSRNAWRPAHIHVSILGRGWAQRLITQLYFEGDPLIEKCPIARTIPTLDQLRSLIAQEDPASNAPFDARAYRWDITLRGRRATFFDNVNLPGAPR; from the coding sequence ATGTCCACCGGCGAATACGTCGAGCGCGACCACACACTGCATCCGCCCGCGCTCACACCCGGCTACCGCACCTCGGTGCTGCGCGCCCCGAAGAACGCGCTCATCACCCCCAAACCGACCCTCTCGGAGATCACCGGCCCGATCTTCCGCAGCGACGAGCTCGGCGACCTCGACAACGACCTGATCCTCAACTTCGCCAAGGACGGCCTGCCGATCGGCGAACGGATCATCGTCCACGGCTTCGTGCGCGACGAGTTCGGCAATCCCGTCGAGGGCGCCCTCGTCGAGGTCTGGCAGGCCAACGCCGGCGGCCGGTACCGGCACAAGAAGGACACCTACCTCGCACCGATCGACCCGAACTTCGGCGGCTGCGGGCGGATGGTCACCGACGCCAACGGCTACTACCACTTCCGCACCATCAAGCCCGGCGCGTATCCGTGGGGCAACAGCCGCAACGCCTGGCGGCCGGCGCACATCCACGTGTCGATCCTCGGCCGCGGCTGGGCGCAGCGGCTCATCACCCAGCTGTACTTCGAGGGCGACCCGCTCATCGAGAAGTGCCCGATCGCGCGGACGATCCCGACGCTCGACCAGCTGCGCAGCCTGATCGCGCAGGAGGATCCCGCCTCGAACGCACCCTTCGACGCGCGCGCCTACCGCTGGGACATCACCCTGCGCGGCCGCCGCGCCACCTTCTTCGACAACGTCAACCTGCCGGGAGCCCCGCGATGA